Part of the Lolium rigidum isolate FL_2022 chromosome 6, APGP_CSIRO_Lrig_0.1, whole genome shotgun sequence genome, ATGGCGTGCATGCCTCTAGATTCTGGTCTGACCATTACGTTTTGAGCTGCAGGAGCTCAAGGATCTGAGGTTCCAGCTGCACCAGGCGGCGGACTGCTGCGAGAAGGCGTTCCTCGGCACCGAGCAGAAGAGGCTGTAAGTGCAGACCTTCCGTCGATTATTTCATTCCAACacattttctttcctttcttcctCTCGTGGAGCCGATGGCCGCGTGTAAGTTCAATTTCTTGCCCGTGGTGAAGGATCCTGGACAGCACGAAGAGCTACATCTGCGATGCGGTTGTGACGGTGATTGATCACCTCGGAACTGTTTTATCCAGGCTCGAGCACCAGCTGGAGGACAAGACCGAGGTCACGCAAACAGAGCAAAAGATCACCTTCCTCAAACAGGTTGGCATCCTATCTGCTTGTACTCGCTGTAATAAATTGTGTATGGCATGAAGAGAGCTCGTGTAATTACGTGAAAAAAATTGGAGTGTAGAATGCGCCATATGTGATGATGAAACAGTGAATTGATGAACATCGACCAAATTGAACCTTGCTATACTCACTGAATTTGTATGATTCCTGACTGTACCAGAGGCTTCTGACATGCGAACAGTATGCAATTTCTCTCAACCTATTGGCTCTACGTATGGACACTGGCGCCGTTCAATACCATCGCCGTTACCTCTCGCAATGTACAGTTTTCAAGCTTTGTTTGATTCTACATGATGAACCTGCAGAATACTTCAGCTCAGCTATGATTTTACTAACTGGTACCACTTCTTCACTCCAGCTACGGAGACAAACAATAAGGAAAATGTTACTGATTCAAGGTTTGTTATATACTCCAGTTCAAGTTATTTCACTTTCTTTGAACCTATTAGTATTATATATCTGCGATTTGCATCAGTGTATGACATTATTAGCATTGTCACACAGCAGGGGTCACCCGGTGCCTGGAGCCAATCGCACTCTGAAGCCATATGATGTTGAGTCAACCATCGGTAATTTTCTTGGGAAATGAAAAATATTTGGAATGATTGTGTATCTTCCACGTAAATTTGTTCTGCTTTCTTGCCATtctgaagagaagaaatggtgtaTTCTGTGCACTGCTAAAAATCCCCAAATATACATGGAAAAATATACCCCCTTTCTATGTCTGTGACAATAAAAGAACCAGCTGAAGAGCCCATTCTCCTCTCCTATGTCCCAATTTTCAGCACGACCTCAACTCGCTTTCCTGGATTTACAAATAACAGCAGCTAGTTGTTTTCAGCTGTTTTAAGCTTACTTTATGCATACAATCGCTGTCGATTTACCGAATATATGTTGATATGGTGTTCTTATTAGGGAGGGAAGTTACCGTGGCAGTTGCAGACGTTGGAAACCCAGCATCCATAACAAGGTCATTTTCCTTCAGAGCAGAGGTATCCTACATTCAATCAATCATGTATTTGTTCACTTCAATAGCAATATGTACTCTAAACACTATTTACACCATAAAATCAGCACGATACTGCTTACGTGTGTAAGTTTTATTCAGTCATGCACAGAGCAATACAAGTTAACAAGTACGAACATGCTTCCTTTCTTTCTACCTTGGTGCGTAAGAAAATTTCCTCTGAAATATTAGCAGGATGCTCACATTGCTCCAGGCGTTCATAAGAAGAAGAAAGCCAGCCACCGCAGCAACATCTTGGCATTCCTCAAGAGAAGTAAGCAGCATGCATAAGAGTGAGAACCTCCACTGGATACAGTTAGAAATGCAATGGCCATTGGTGTGACTGCCAGATGTTTTGCTGACCATGCGTGTCCAATGCTCTGTAACAGAATGTAAATATACTTTGAGTTCTGCACTCCTGCACGGATGTGTAGAAAATTAAAGTTCAGGGGCCAAGCTGAACATTCTTGCAGCATCAAGGGGGAACACACACGCTCATTTAATTTAGATCATGTACAAGGGACAGGTTTACTAGATCGACAACATGGTGTCCTTCTAGTTCGGCAGGCATAGCTAGCCAAGCATGTCCAAAAACACCCCTTTTGGTTCTCCTCTCGATTTCTCGGTGCCTTAATTAATCTGTTGCCATGTATGTGAAAACCATAGTTTCCATTTCTTCTTTATTTTAAGCAAACGATCTAATTTTAGTAATTACTCAAACAAAGTGCATCAAACACTGAAACTAACATGAATAATGAACGCCCCTGATATAACCATTAAAAGTTACATTGAAGAAGCCTCAAGCTTTACTTTCTTACCTTGGTTTTCTTCCATTGTGCTCTCCATGAAAAAAAAAAACCCGAATAAGACCAACATTGCACAACTAGCCTCAAAGGATTTTAATAACCATATGATTATCGAAAATTGTATTTGCCCCCTAGCTACATTGATCTCttcattaaaaaaaatcaaaaccatattataagttttaaaaaaatctaaaataaattTAGACATGATCAATGATGTAATTGACAAGCATGAaaaatcttagtgcagaattattTGTATTGTAGGATGCACGAAAAATGAGAAAACTTATAAAATATGTAGATTTGAAATATGTATACCAAGATCCacacttttgtcatttttgcGTAGCTTAGAATGCAAAGCCTTTGATATCACTTTTGTCATTTTGTGTAGCTTAGAATACAAAGTATTTGAAATTAATATTTTTCCAGCTTTTGGGATACATCATTAGCTAATCTGGATATAGTTTTAAAAACTTTTAAAAACGTataaatatattttaattttCAAAAAATAACAGGATGACCTGAGCCCAGGagatgtaagggcatctccaaccgcgcgacccaaacggacgcgctgggccgtccggtttgggccgtttgggtggccgagcagaCACGCGGATGTAGCGCATAATCGTAGAAAcacgaaaaaaagagaaaagtggcaaattgaaatgaaatttcattcaacatatgccctattttgggtaaataactaacaaaagaagcccctatatgggcttttaaatttaaactaataaaacccctctattagggtttggtcgtcggcgcggtggccgccagtgcgccgcctagcccctgtgggcgtcgtcggcgacgtcgtcgtcgtggacgacgtccccgggcggcgaggcgctgttgtggctcaACCGCGccagggactccggccacggagaccacagggcctcctcccaggccgagtgggggtccggagccacccgaggctgcggcggcgcacggagcagcgcctcctccctcaggcgctgctgcctctcctgccaggcgcggcacctggcctcctcccgccgcgccgcctcctcctcctcccgtcgcgcctggcgggcctgggcgtagagctcccagtgatgacccacaagtatagggagtgtatcgtagtatcttcgataagtaagaatgtcgatcccaacgaggagcagaaggtgttgacaagcagtttcgatgaaggattcactgtaaatgctcacagacaaatattcagggggttttgatatagcagatgaataaagtacgagtaagtaaagtgcgagagtaacaattgcagcgagtggcccaatcctttttagcacaaaggacaagccggtttgtttacttataatgaccaaacgttcctgaggacacacgggattttagtctagtgctttcgctacatacggctaattaatcttcattgttttgataagtgttgtgtggttgAACCtacgctaatgtaccgcccttcctaggactaatacatacttgtgattacaccccttgcaagcatccgcaactacaagaaagtaattaagataaatctaaccacagccttaaactctgagatcctgctatccctcctgcatcgatataccaacgggggctcgggtttcgtcactccggcaaccccgcaattggcaaacgagtacaagatgcattcccctatgcccataaaggtgaagtgtcgtgtagtcgacgttcacacgacaccactagaagaataacaccacaacttaaatatcataacattgaatattactcaaccatacttcactactaacatttagacttcacccatgtcctcaagaactaaacgaactactcacgagacatcatatggaacatgatcagaggtgatatgatgatgaataacaatctgaacataaaccttggttcaacggtttcactcaatagcatcaataacaagtagaaatcaacaccgggagagtttcccctatcgaacaatcaagatcaaacccaaattgctacagcggtgatgatgtgcagcggtggagacggcggtgatgatgatgaagatgatgatgatggtgatggagatgatgtccagctcgatgatggtgacgatggcgtcgatttccccctccgggagggaatttccccggcggaactcagcctgccggagagctcttttctctctggtgttctccgcctcgccgAGGCGGCTGTGACGCTCCGCGACTCTTttcctggggcttaggttttcgggacgaaggcgcacggagcagcgcctcctccctgaggcgctgctgcctctcctgccaggcgcggcacctggcctcctcccgccgcgccgcctcctcctcctcccgtcgcgcctggcgggcctgggcgtagagctcccagcccttcgcctcctccatctcggaggtgcgaatggccgcatggaggtgcggccactcgcctcctcctccgccgccgagatcatcaGCGCAGCGcctaggtccgggtcctcctccgaggactcgggcttcgcCTCGAGCAgcagaggcggcggttgcggcaatgccgcgccgccgcctgcggcctctccgatgtggaggctgcCTCGGTTTCCTCCCGCAGGCCGCAGCGCCGACGGACGACGGCGgccgctgctcgcctcgtcgtcgttggcggaagcgaaccgtcgcttggccatggcggcggtttcgctgcgggagtggagtggggactggagtggagggccagatcccctccaatccccatttaatagcctccctggtcaccgacaggtgggcccaagggagacgaggcgactgatacctcttcgacgtatcgataatttcttatgttccatgccacattattgatgatatctacatgttttatgcacactttatgtcatattcgtg contains:
- the LOC124665627 gene encoding probable protein ABIL5 isoform X2 — protein: MDAEAGEAGRQRSPAAPFVRSSSRLGAAQSFDGALRELKDLRFQLHQAADCCEKAFLGTEQKRLILDSTKSYICDAVVTVIDHLGTVLSRLEHQLEDKTEVTQTEQKITFLKQRLLTCEQYAISLNLLALRMDTGAVQYHRRYLSQSTETNNKENVTDSRGHPVPGANRTLKPYDVESTIGREVTVAVADVGNPASITRSFSFRAEQDAHIAPGVHKKKKASHRSNILAFLKRSKQHA
- the LOC124665627 gene encoding probable protein ABIL5 isoform X4, with translation MDAEAGEAGRQRSPAAPFVRSSSRLGAAQSFDGALRELKDLRFQLHQAADCCEKAFLGTEQKRLILDSTKSYICDAVVTVIDHLGTVLSRLEHQLEDKTEVTQTEQKITFLKQRLLTCEQYAISLNLLALRMDTGAVQYHRRYLSQSTETNNKENVTDSRGHPVPGANRTLKPYDVESTIGREVTVAVADVGNPASITRSFSFRAEDAHIAPGVHKKKKASHRSNILAFLKRSKQHA
- the LOC124665627 gene encoding probable protein ABIL5 isoform X1, with the translated sequence MDAEAGEAGRQRSPAAPFVRSSSRLGAAQSFDGALRELKDLRFQLHQAADCCEKAFLGTEQKRLILDSTKSYICDAVVTVIDHLGTVLSRLEHQLEDKTEVTQTEQKITFLKQRLLTCEQYAISLNLLALRMDTGAVQYHRRYLSQSTETNNKENVTDSSRGHPVPGANRTLKPYDVESTIGREVTVAVADVGNPASITRSFSFRAEQDAHIAPGVHKKKKASHRSNILAFLKRSKQHA
- the LOC124665627 gene encoding probable protein ABIL5 isoform X3; its protein translation is MDAEAGEAGRQRSPAAPFVRSSSRLGAAQSFDGALRELKDLRFQLHQAADCCEKAFLGTEQKRLILDSTKSYICDAVVTVIDHLGTVLSRLEHQLEDKTEVTQTEQKITFLKQRLLTCEQYAISLNLLALRMDTGAVQYHRRYLSQSTETNNKENVTDSSRGHPVPGANRTLKPYDVESTIGREVTVAVADVGNPASITRSFSFRAEDAHIAPGVHKKKKASHRSNILAFLKRSKQHA